In Aspergillus nidulans FGSC A4 chromosome II, a single window of DNA contains:
- a CDS encoding Mrp/NBP35 family ATP-binding protein (transcript_id=CADANIAT00004278) has translation MPLEGIKNIILILSGKGGVGKSSVTLQLALALTLQGKSVGVLDIDLTGPSIPRLVGLEGAKITQSSNGWVPVPVHEAEAQTASGNDAAVALSDDGGDENKDVERAKPRGSLRCMSLGFLLRDRGDAVIWRGPKKTAMIRQFLTDVYWGDTDYLLVDTPPGTSDEHIALAEELLKLSTTSPSSTGVGALPRLTGAVLVTTPQAIATSDVRKEVNFCVKTNIPTLGVIENMSGYTCPCCGEVSNLFSSGGGEVMAREMGVRFLGKVPVDVQFGALVEGKSQEESDDEDEDRERNKVEEEKGQDFVDERPLVERYKECWSYGQFEGFAKTLIGEIEG, from the exons CAAGAACATAATTCTC ATCCTCTCTGGTAAAGGGGGAGTTGGCAAGTCGTCAGTCACCCTCCAGCTCGCCCTAGCTCTCACCTTACAAGGCAAATCTGTTGGAgtcctcgacatcgacctAACAGGGCCCTCTATCCCACGTCTCGTCGGTCTTGAAGGCGCAAAGATCACACAATCCTCGAACGGGTGGGTTCCTGTACCAGTACATGAAGCTGAGGCCCAAACAGCTTCAGGTAACGATGCTGCGGTTGCGCTTTCAGACGATGGTGGAGATGAGAATAAGGACGTAGAACGTGCAAAGCCAAGAGGAAGCCTCCGTTGCATGTCGCTCGGCTTTCTCCTCCGCGACCGCGGTGACGCTGTTATCTGGCGCGGACCCAAGAAGACAGCAATGATCCGACAATTCCTTACAGATGTCTACTGGGGTGACACCGATTACCTGCTTGTCGACACGCCGCCAGGGACAAGCGACGAGCATATTGCGCTTGCAGAGGAACTGCTGAAATTGTCAACCACGAGCCCATCTTCTACCGGTGTCGGTGCGCTCCCCCGCCTCACAGGCGCCGTCCTCGTCACAACACCCCAAGCAATCGCGACTTCGGACGTGCGCAAGGAGGTGAATTTCTGCGTCAAGACGAATATACCTACTTTGGGTGTTATAGAAAACATGTCCGGTTACACGTGTCCGTGTTGCGGGGAGGTGAGTAATCTGTTTTCGAGTGGGGGTGGGGAGGTGATGGCGCGGGAGATGGGAGTAAGGTTTCTGGGGAAGGTTCCTGTTGATGTGCAGTTTGGCGCTTTGGTAGAGGGGAAGAGTCAGGAGGaaagcgatgatgaggatgaagatcggGAACGGAACAAagtggaagaggagaaagggcaggaTTTTGTTGACGAGCGACCGCTGGTGGAGAGGTACAAGGAATGCTGGTCGTATGGGCAGTTTGAGGGTTTTGCTAAGACGCTGATAGGGGAGATTGAGGGTTGA